The genomic window CCGGGCGCTGGTGAGCCACATGGGCCAGCTGACCCGCCAGTTCATCAACGAGCGAATCGGCGACGCGCCGGACCGGCTGACCGCCGAGCGCCGGGGCCTTGAGGCGTTCATCGAGTTCGTGCGCGCGCACAAGGACCTCTACCGCATCGTCATGGAGGCCCAGTTCGTCGCCGAGGACGCCTACCGCGACTACTATCAGGTGTTCGAGGAAGCCTACCGCCGCAACCTGTTGGCTGCCGAAGCGCGCGGCGAGATCCGCCCCGGCCGGGCGGAGGAGCGGGCGTGGGCGCTCATCGGCATGAACGTGTTTCTGGGGCTGCGCTACGGCGTATGGGCGGAGGACAAGAGCCCGGCGGAGATCGCGGCGGCCGTCGCCGACCTCATCAACTTCGGTCTCAGCCCCCGCACGGATGGACAATAGGCTTGCGGGCGAGAAGTAAGCCTTCGCCTTCGCCCGATTTTCCGGCACATTGGCGGGCAGGCTTCTGAGGAAGGGGCTCTGGGCAGGGGAGGCTCGGGGGTCGCAAGGTGGCTTTCGATCTGATCGACATCACCGCAAAGCGCGCGGCGCTGGGCGGCGGGCGGACGGCGCTGGTGGACGTGGCAAGCGGCCGCTCCGTCACCTACGCCGGGCTGGACGAGCGCGCCGCCCGTGCGGCCAGCCTGCTGGCGGATCTGGGCGTGGCCAGGGGCGACCGGGTGGCCGTGCTGTGCCGCAACCGCATCGCCTTCTTCGAGCTTCTGTTCGGCTGCGCCAAGCTGGGGGCGATCCTCGTGCCGCTGAACTGGCGGATGCCGCCCCGCGAACTCGGCATTCTTGTGGCGGACTGCGCGCCCGCGCTCCTCGTTTACGGGCGGGAGGATGAAGCCGCCGCCCGCGCGGTGGCGGGCAGCATTCCAAGCCTCGCCCTCGCTGGCGGCATCGCCGCCCTTGCCCTCGATGACGATGGCCCCGGCGGCTACGAGGCCCGCCTTGCCGCCTGCCCGCCCGCCATCTGCCGGGAAGTGTGGCTACAGGACGAGGTGTGGGTGCTCATCTACACCTCCGGCACCACCGGCGCACCCAAGGCGGTGATGCAGACCTACGGCATGGCGCTCGCCAACTACGTGAACCTCAGCCAGGCCATCGACCTGCGGCAGGGCGAGACCACGCTGAATTTCCTGCCGCTGTTCCACACGGCGGGCATCAACCTCTACACCCTGCCCGTGCTGATGAGCGGCGGGCAGGTGCTGGTGATGCCCGGCTTCGACGTGGACCGGCTGGTGGACCTGCTGGCGGACGGGCGGCTGGACACCATCTTCGCCGTGCCCTCGGTCTACCAGCAGCTGAGCCTGCACCCGCGCTTTAACGAAATCGACCTCTCCCGCGTGCGGCATTGGGGCTGCGGCGGCGCGCCGCTGTCGGACGCGCTGGTGCGGCTCTATCTCGCGCGCGGCGTGCGGGTGTGCAACGGCATGGGGATGACGGAAACCGGCCCCACCGCCTTCCTGATGGACCCGGAGAACGCGCCCGCCAAGGTGGGCTCGGTCGGCAAGCCGCAGCTGCTGTGTCAGGTAAAAATCGTGGATGCGGACGGGCAGGAGGTGCCGCAAGGCGAGCGCGGCGAGATCTGGTTTCGCGGACCCGGCATCACCCCCGGCTACTGGGGCAAACCGGCGGAAACCGCAAGCGCCTTCGCACCCCAAGGCTGGCTGCGCTCCGGCGACCTCGGCTGGCAGGACGCGGACGGCTATTACTACGTGACGGGCCGCATCAAGGACATGTTCATCTCCGGCGGGGAGAACGTCTACCCGGCCGAGGTGGAGAACGTGCTGGTGCAGCACCCGGCAGTGCTGGAGGCGGCGGTCGTCGGCGTGCCCGATGCCCGCTGGGGCGAGGCGGGCCGCGCCTTCCTTTTGCTGCGCCCCGGCGCGGCCCCGCCCAGCGAGGCCGAGCTCGCCGCCTTCTGCCGGGAGCGGCTGGCCGCCTACAAGGTGCCGAAAAGCTTCTGCGTGCTGCCCGACTTTCCCCGCACCGCGGCGGGCAAGATCCAGAAGCACCTGTTGCGGCAGGAGGCGCTGGCCTCGTGACCCGCCTCGGTTTGACGCGTACCTTTAACCAGCAGGACTTCGACCGCTTCGCCGCGCTCTCGGGCGACGCCAACCCCATCCACGTGGATGCAGGCTTTGCCGCCCGCACCCGCTTTGGCCGCACCGTTGCCCACGGCGTGCTGCTGGAGACCGTATTGCGCGGCCTTGCCGGGCAGCTCGCCCCCGGCCGGTGCGTGGCGGAACAGGCGCTGCGCTTCTCCGCCCCCACCTATGCGGACGAGCCCATGCGCTTCGAGGCGTGGAGGGAAGATGACGCCACCCTCGGCCTCAATGTCACCCGCGCTGCTGACGGCACCCTCACCTGCGACGGGCGCATGACGCTGGCCGAAGCCGCCGCCCCACGGCTCAATCCGCTGCCCGATCTGCTGCCCGCGCCGGACACCGCCGCCCGCCTCACCCCCGCGCCCTGCGGACCGCTGAGGCTGGGCATGATCGCCGCCCTCACCCGCCGCTTCTCTGCCGGCGACGTGGCGGAATACACCGCGCTGGGCGGCCACGCCCCCGCACCAGGCACCGTGCCCGAGCCGCTCATCGGCGCACTGTTTTCCACCCTCCTCGGCATGGAGCTGCCGGGCCTTGGCACCAATTACCTCAAGCAGGAAACCCGCCACCTCCGCCCCGCCCGCCTCGGCGAACCCCTGACGGCGCAGGTGGAAATCACCGGCCTCAGGCTGGAGAAAAACCTCGTCGATCTCGCCACCCGCTGCCACAACGCTCAGGACCGCCTGATCGCTGAAGGGCGCGCGCTGGTCTACGTGCGCGACGTCGCGCGGTAGAGCCGCGCCCTTCATCCGGCACAGAGCCCCACGGAGAGAGAGCGGCGGCTTGACCGGGTGCGTCCCGCAAAACGCAAGGGAGTGCAGGGGGCCCAAGACCCCCTGCAAACTTAAAACACCCCAACCAACAACCCTCAGGGCCGGGTGCGCTCGGAGATCCTTGGGCTGCGGCGCGAGTGGGTTCGCACATCCTTGTCCGGTGCGAGGCTCTGGATCGCGCCGCGCAGTTCGGCGCGGCGTTCGTGCACGGAGGCGATGACGCGGCCCATGGGCACGCCCAGTTCGGCCAGCAGGGTTTCGCCCAGTTGCAGGCTGGCTTCGACGGTTTCGGGCACGGCGTCGGTTGCGCCTGCGCGGTAGAGTTTGGCGGCCTGGTCGGCGTCCTGCGCGCGGGCGACGATGAGCAGGTCCGGCCGTTCGGCGCGGGCGAGGCCCACCAGCACCTCGACGGCGGCCGGGTGGCCCATGGTGACCACCAGCCCGGAGGCGGTGGCAATGCCGCAATTCCGCAGGAAGTCGATGTGGGCCATGTCGCCATAGTAGACCGGCCGCCCCTGGCGGCGCTGATCGGCCACCAGTTCGGGGTCGTTGTCCACGGCGATGTAGCGGATCTTGTGCACATCGAGGAGGGAGGCGACCATCTGGCCGACGCGCCCGAACCCGGCGACGAGCACCGGCGCGCCGTCCTCTCGCGGTATGGCCACCTGCGCCTCCTCCGGCAGGGCGGGGTTGCGGGCAGTGGCGCTTTCGCCGATGAGGCGGCCCAGCCATTCGAGGATGGGAATGAGCGCCATGGTGAGCACGGTGAGCAGCAGCGCATATTGGCCGGTTTCCGGCTCGACGAGGCGGTAGCCCAGCGCCAGGCTGAGGATGACGAAGGTGAACTCGCTGCCCGGCCCCAGCATCAGGCCGGCGCGCAGGGCCGTGTGCCAGGGAATGCGGAACAGCCAGCCCAGCCCGGCGACGATGGCGGCCTTGAGAGCGATGAGGCCGACGACCCCGCCGAGCACCAGCAGCGGGTCGCGGATGGCAAGGCCGAGGTTGGCGGAGAGGCCGATGGAGATGAGGAAGACGCCGAGGAGCAGGCCCTTGAACGGCTCGATGGTCACCTCGATCTGGCGGCGGTATTCGGTTTCGGCCAACAGCAGCCCGGCGATGAGCGCGCCCATGGCCAGCGACAGGCCCGCCAGGTAGGTGATGAGGCTGGCGGCCATCACCACCAGCAGGCAAGTGGCCATGAACATGTCGGCGCTGCGGGTGGCGGCCACCATGCGGAACAGCGGGGGCAGCAGCCTTCGCCCCAAAAAGATGAGCGCGGCGACGGCCAGCGCCGCCTCGACGATACCGATGGCGAACTGCTCGCCCATGTCTTCCCCGCCGCCGGCGCCGCCCCCGCCCGAGGCCAGCAGGCCGACGATGAACAGCACCGGCACCACCGCGATATCCTGGAACAGCAGCACGGCAAAGGCGGTGCGCCCCAGGCTGGAGGTCATCTGCCGCTTCTCCGACAGCACCTGGATGATGACGGCGGTTGACGACATCGCCAGGCCCAGCCCCAGCACCACCGCCGCCTTGGCCGGCACGCCGAGCATGGCGGCAATGCCGATGAGCACGCCCGCCGTCAGCGCCACCTGCAGGAGGCCGATGCCGAAGATGAGCCGCTTCATCGTCATCAGCCGCTCGAACGACAGCTCCAGCCCGATCATGAACAGGAGCAGGATGACGCCCAGTTCCGCCACGCCGTGGATGCCGGAGTGACCGGTGATGGTCATGCGGGCGAGCCAGGGCACCTCATTCGCCAGCGCGCCGAGGCCGAACGGCCCGACCGCCATGCCGACAGCCATGAACCCGATCACCGAGCTGATGCGAAGACGATAGAAGATCGGCACGACCAGCCCCGCCGCGCACAGCACGATCGCCGCGTCCTTCAGGCTGAGCAGTTGCAGCGTATCATTCATCGAGGCTCCATCACGCGACCAGCCTAAGTACCATCCGGAGCCGATGTTACACGGCAAATCCTGACGATTCTGTCTCTTTTCAGCATCGCCATTGCCGCGCCGCCCGGCCTGACGCAAGAGCCGTCATGGCAATAGGTAGGGCGTTGTTCGCGCGCGTCCCGATCGTCCTCTTGATGCGAGCGGCAACGGCTGGCACATCCTTGGCGTGTGCCAAAGGCCGCGTCTTCCGGCCTGCGCTGAAGCCCGAGGTTGCCGTCATGATTCCCGTCACCCGCCGCATCGTCCTTGAGGACGACGAGATCGAGGAAAGCTTCATCCGCGCCTCCGGCCCCGGCGGGCAGAACGTCAACAAGGTCTCGACCGCCGTTCAGATCCGCTTCAACGCGCACGCCTCTCCCGCGCTGCCCGACGATGTGTTCGAGCGGCTGGTGCGGATCGCGGGCAAGCGGATGACGCGGGAGGGCGTCATCATCATCACCGCCCAGCGCTACCGCAGCCAGGAGCGCAACCGGGAGGACGCCATCAATCGGCTGGTGGAGATGATACAGGAAGCGGCGGTGCGCCCCACCGTCCGCCGCGAGACGAAGCCCACCTACGGCTCCAAGCAGCGCCGCCTTGCTTCCAAGGCGAAGAAATCCGCAGTCAAGTCACTCCGCCAGAACAAGCCGGGCTTCGATTGACCCTTGCTCAAAAAAAGACCGCGCTTGAGAGCTGGAGGGCTCACATGCGCGGCCAGGGCCTTGGGGAGATGGAGGCCATCTCCGGGGAGGAAAGCAGGGTACCCGGCACGCGGAGGAGAGGACCGCCCCGCACGCCGGGCTTCCGGTGTGTGCCGGAAGAAACCGCCGACCGAACCTCGGCCGGCTTGAAGGTGATCTCGCGTGACCCGGACGATTGAGGGGGACACCGCCCGAACCACCGTTCGCTGGTTCGTGGCGGGTAATGCCCGAGTTGTGCGACGCTTTCGTTACGCACGGCAAAAATTTTCGTGACAGGCCAAAAATATGGGACCCAGCGGGCGCGACCTTCAGGCGGCGGTCAACCGCGCCGGCACGATGCGATTGAGGAGCGCCCCGATGATCCGCCGCGCCGCATCCCGGCGCTTTTCTGTCACCTCCGCCAGCAGGAAGCACAGGGTGACGATGAGCAGCAGGAAGCCCGTGAACACGAGCGCGTTGCCCTTTGAGTCGAAGCCCGCCGCCACCAGGAAGTGGGTCATCGGCCGGTGGAAGAGGTAGAGGGAAAAGGTGGAGCCCGCCGCAACCCTGACCGGCCGTTCGATGCGGGCCATGAGCCCGGCGAACCACGGCGCGCAGGCATGAAAACCGATGAAGTTGGCCATCACCAGGAGGCCCAGCAGGTGGTCGGTCAGCATCTTCTCGGAGGAGACCAGCCGCCACCAGCCCGATATGGTGGCGTGCAGCCAGGTCTTCAGCGCATCGTCCCACACGGCCGCGCCCATCCACAGGATGGCCGCCCATGTGGCCACCACCAGAGCCAGCCCGAGCAGCGGGCTTTTAAGGCGCAGGCGCGGATCAAGCGCGATCCACACGCCCATCGCCCACACCGGCGCGAGCGCGAGCACGCGCGGCCCGGCCAGCAGGGCGGCCAGCAGGAAGAACAGCCAGCGCCACGGCCCGCGGCCAAACACGAGGCAGCCGAACATCGCGTAGTAGAAGACCTCGTAGCAGATGGACCAGTAGGGGAAATTCCAGGGCAGGATCATCTCCGAGCCCCAGCTTTCGTTGAGAAAGAACAGCGAGCCGAGCGCGGTCAGCCATGAGAAGCTGGGGTCCGCCGCCCAGCCGGGCGCGTTGATGCCAAGCCAGCCCGCCAGGGCGTAGAGGGCGAAGCTGAGGAGGATGGCGGGAATGACAACCGGGTAGACGCGGGCAAGACGCGCCACCACGAAGCCGCGCAAGGACCGCCCCGGCCGTATGGTGGTGGAGGCGATGACCAGCCCCGACAGCACGAAGAACACCATCACCGCTTCATGGCCGAGGCCGTAGAGGAAATAGGGGCCGTGATAGAGGCCGTCGTCGGCGGCATGGCCGATGAGCACGGCCAGGGCCGCAAGGAAGCGCACGATATCCAGATAGACCGAAACCGGCCTGGTCAGGAACCTGCCGTCGCCTGCGGTTGGTGGCGTATTTTCCATGGGCTTGCCCGCACCCTATTGGAAGCGGAACGAGGCAAGGACCGTTTGGTTGCGCGCCGGGGCAATCTACCGGCTTTTCTCAGCCCTTGAGCCTTATGTCCTGCACTGCCTCCCCACGTGCATGGGACAGGCGCTCGAACAACGCGGCGATACCCCGCCGCGCCGCATTCCGGCGCTTTTCGGTCACCTCCGCCAGCAGGAAGCAGGCAGCCACCACCCCCAGCAGCAGCCCGGTGAAGGCCAGCGCATCGTCGCCCGCGCTCACGCCCAGCGCTTCCAGCAGCTTGGTCAGCGGGCGATGGAACAGGTACAGCGAGAAGGTGGACCCCGCCAGAAACCGCACCGGCCCTTCAATGCGCGCCATATGCGGAGCGAACCATGGCGCACAGGCATGAAAGCCGATGAAATTGGCCATGACGAGAAAGCCGAGCAGATAATCGGTCACCAGTTTTTGCGACATGTACAGCCGCCACCAGCCGGGCACCACGCTGTAAAGCCAGTTCTGCACGGTTTCATCAAGCTGGCTGGCATCGAGCCAGAAGACCACCGCCCATGTGGCCGCCACCAGCGCCAGCCCGAGCAGCGGGCTCCTGAGGCGCAGGCGCGGATCAAGCGCGATCCACACGCCCATCGCCCACACCGGCGCGAGCGCGAGCACGCGCGGCCCGGCCAGCAGAGCCACCAGCAGGAAGGACAGCCAGCGCCATTGGCCCCGGCCGAACGCCAGGCAGCCGAACATTACGTAGTAGAAGACCTCGTAACTGATCGACCAGTAGGGGGAGTTCCAGGGCAGGATCATCTCCGAGCCCCAGCTTTCGTTGAGAAAGAACAGCGAGCCGAGCGCGGTCAGCCATGAGAAGTTGGGGTCCGCCGCCCAGCCGGGCGCGTTGATGCCAAGCCCGCCCGCCAGGGCATAGAGAGCGAAGCTGAGGAGGATGGCGGGAATGACGACGGAATAAATGCGCGCCGCCCGAGCAATAATGAATGCCTGCGCGTCCCGGCCTTTCCGCAGGGATGTCTCGGCGATCACCAGCCCGGAGAGCACGAAGAAAATCATCACCGCTTCGTGGCTCAGGGTCGTGAGGATATAGGCGCCGTCGTACAGCCCATCCTGCACGCCATGGCCGATCAAAACGGACAGCGCCGCCAGGAATCGCACAAGGTCCAGGTAGACGGAGACCGGTTTTGTCAGGAACCGGTCATTTGCAACTGCTCCGCTCGCCATAGGCTCCCGCATCGCGCCCCAGCATATTCCGCACGCGCTACGACCGTGTGCACCATGGGCCGAAGCCTTGGTAAGCAATGCATTTATACTACAAAAAACGTTATTCCGCCGCAACGGTTACGGCAGGCAAGCGTGAACCGGCAAGGCCGGAGCGCATGCGCCCCGGCCTTGGCCCTGGTGCGTCAGTTGGCCTTGCGGCGGCGGAAGACGGCCATGCCGAGCAGGCCCGCGCCCAAAAGACCGAGCGCCGCCGGTTCGGGCACGGCGGCAACATCGGCAATGATGCTCACATTGTCGACACCCACGTTCAGGAAGAACTCGGTTTCCGCCTGCCCAAAGCGCAGGCGATAGGTTTCGCCGGGCGTGAGAAACGGGGTGAGATCGAAAGCATAGCTGGTATAGTCGTTCGGGTCATCGCCCGCGTCCACGTCGAGGTAGAGGTTGGCGATCACGCCGTCTTCCGTGTCAAAATCATCCGCATCCGCCGTGAGGATATCGACGCGGGCGTGCTGATTGTCCTCCACCATGAAATCAAGACCGGCGGGGTCCACGATCGGGCCGACGTTCGACCAGTCGTTGACGAACATCTGGAAGGTCAGCGCCACGCCCGTGGCATCGAACGGAACGGTGAAATCCTGAATCAGAACGTGCGCGCCGGGATTGTTCATATCGGACACGGCATAGAAGGAGCCGCCCGCCGGATTGTCCGCCGTCGGATTGTCGGACAACGGCAGGTGGATGCCGGGCGTCTCGACAAGCCAGGTTCCGCCGCTGTCTTCCTGGTTGTTGACCGTCCAGCCGGCGAAGGTGCCGGTTTCGAAGTCGCCGTTCTCGATCAGCTCGACGGGTGCCGCACCGGCAGGCAAAGCAAAGCCAAGAAGGACGAGAGTCGCAACGAGCGTATTATGCTTTCGCATTATAATTTTCTCCTCTATCCGCCGCCAGACAGGGAGAGCGCAAGATTCATGCCCAAGCTGATTCTCAACGGATTAGCCGTGGAGCGGGGCAAGCAGCGTCAAGAATTCCGACGGTTGGCTGACGCGCAAACCGACCCGAGAGCGTGGTAATTCCAGCGATTTCAGAGGGGAGAATGTGGTGCCCGGGGACGGAATCGAACCGCCGACACAGGGATTTTCAATCCCTTGCTCTACCAACTGAGCTACCCGGGCGCCGAAGCGGTGGCGGGTCTATAGACGATCCTGATCGGGCTTGTCCAGCGGCCTTTCAGCTTCATCGTCATTTACTTGGCCGGGGACGCTATATGCCTCCCCCAGCCAGTTCAAAAGGTCGCGATCCCGGCACGGGGCCGAGCAGAACGGACGGAACTGGGGAACGGCGGGCTTGCCGCAGATGGGGCATTTAGACGGGCTGGACATGGACATGCCCATACCCCGGAAGCCCCGCCTCCGCCAAGACCTCGATTCGCGCGCCCGCCGCCACTTCGGCACGGGCCAGCAGATCGGGCCAGCGGCTGAGTTCGGCGGCGACCTCCGGCGGGGCATGAATGCGCCGCACGCCCGCGCCGCGCGCCAGTACCGCCTCGCGCATGAGGCGCAGCGCCAGCGATTCCGCCGCCCACTGGTTGCGGCGCATGCCGCACAGGAGGTCGATGACGGAGGGGCCGGGGCGCGGGCGAATCACCTGCATCAGGCCATAGCCGTTGATGGCGGTGCGCTCGAACGGGGTGGGGTCGGCCTTGGCGACGGCATCAAACGCCTCGGCCACTGCCACCCGGTCCGCCTTGGCGTCGCTTCCCAGAAAATCGATCATCACCGGCCCGCCGATGGCGTAGAGCCGCAAGAGCCGCGCGACGGCCTTCGCCGCCGCTACGTTGATATCAAGAGCCCGCCCCGTGCCGTCCACGTCGATCACCAGCCCGGCGCGGGTGCGCTCCAGCGTGAGCAAGCCGCCGGGGAAGGAAACCTCGCCGGAGACCGCCGCATCCAGCGCCTCGTCCACGCCCAGTTCGGCAGGCAGGCGCTCCACCCGGCGCACGGGCGCGCCCGAAGGCACCCACTCGGGCGCAGGGGTGATGAGCCCCGGCGCGCTGGCAGTTGCGCCAAGCGCCGGGCGGGCATGGGCCGGTTTCATCTTGCCGGGTTCCGGCAGCGCGGGGCGCGTGATTTCCACCGCCAGCAACTGTCCCTCGCTCAAGGCCGGCGGCACGGGCTGGAGATAAGCCTCGACGCCGCCACCCACACCGGCGCCCAGATCAACAACGGCGCGGTTCGGCCCCGCCTTGCGGCGCAGGCGCGCGCCGAACACGGCCCCGGTTTGCACCGGGTCGGTTTCATCCCGAATCAAGCGGAGTTCAAGAAGGGTATCGCCCTCGACAAGCACGGCGCGCCGTTCGCCCGGCAGCGCCTCGATCAGCCACTCACCCGGCATTTAGACCACTGGCGGTCAGCAGCGCGTTCGCCTCGTAAAGCGGCAGGCCGACGACGCCCGAATAGGAGCCGGACATCGCCCGCACGTAGGCCGCGAACCGGCCCTGGATGGCATAGCCCCCCGCCTTGCCGTGCCACTCGCCGGAGCGGATGTAGGCATCGATCTCATCGTCCGCCAGCCGCTTGACGGTAACGACGGTATCCGACACCCGCTCGCGCCGCTGGCCGCTGGCGTCGATGACCGCGATGGCGGTGTAGACATGGTGCCGCCGCCCGGAGAGCAGCCTGAGGCAGGCGCGCGCTTCGGCTTCCGTTTCCGCCTTGGGCAGGATGCGCCGGCCGACGGCCACCACCGTATCGGCGGCCAGCACGATGGATTGGGGATGAAGGCTTGCCACCGCCTCCGCTTTTTCGCGGGCCAGGCGGGCGGCATAGGGACGCGGCAGCTCGCCCTTTTGCGCCGTCTCGTCGATGTCGCTGGGGACAACGTGGTCCGGCCGGAGGCCCAGCTGCGCCAGCAAATCGAGGCGGCGCGGGCTGGCGGAGGCGAGGATGAAGGCCACGTTATTTAAAGCGATACGTGACGCGACCCTTGGTCAGGTCGTAGGGCGTCAGTTCCATGAGCACCTCGTCGCCCACCAGAACGCGGATGCGGTTCTTCCGCATCTTGCCGGCGGTGTGGCCGAGAACCTCATGGCCGTTCTCTAGCTTGACGCGGAACATGGCGTTGGGAAGCAGTTCGACAACCTGCCCCCGCATTTCAATCAATTCTTCCTTTGCCATTCGCTTGTCCTGGCAGTTTGGCTCCGAAATGGCGGTCAGATGATGCATTAGCGCATTAAATGCAAGAGGAAGCGCAAGCTTCGCAAAAACATCTCGCATATGACGCCGGTGTTGCCCTTGGGTTGCACGGACTGCAGGCGCGAATAATGCCGCGTATTGACCGGTTACGGCATGGACGTAAGCAGGCGGTCGCCTTATGAACAGGCCGCCGGATACTGGGCCGGATATTGGATAGGATGAAGAAATGACGACCGAAGGACTGGTCATGGCCCTGCCCAAGGGCCGCATCCTGAAGGAAGTGATGCCGCTGCTGCGCGCCGCCGGAATCGAGCCGGAAGCCGCCTTCCATGACGACAGCAGCCGGGCGCTCCATTTCGCCACCAATATTCCCGGCCTTTCCATCATCCGCGTGCGCTCGTTCGATGTGGCGACGTTCGTGGCCTTCGGCGCGGCGCAGCTGGGCGTTGCCGGCAACGATGTGCTGATGGAATTTGATTACCCGGAAATCTACGCGCCGGTGGACCTGAAGATCGGCAAGTGCCGCCTGTCGGTGGCCGAGCTGGCCGACCTCAGCCGCGAGGACGACCCGCGCACCTGGAGCCACATTCGCGTCGCTACGAAATACCCCAATGTCACCCGCCGCTATTTCGCGGCCAAGGGCGTGCAGGCCGAATGCATCAAGCTGAACGGCGCGATGGAGCTGGCTCCGACGCTCGGCCTGTGCCGCCGCATCGTCGATCTGGTCTCGACGGGCCGTACGCTGGTGGAAAACGGCCTCATGGAAGTGGAGACGGTGGCCGAGGTCAGCTCGCGCCTCATCGTCAACCGCGCAGCCTTCAAGACGCGCGGGCCGGAGTTGATGCCGTGGATCGAGAAGATCCGCGCGCTGGTGGAGGAGCAGTAAGGTATGACGTTGCGTCTGGATGTCCGCGAGCCCGGCTTCGAGGCCGCCTTCACCGCGCTGGTGGAAGACCGGCGCGAAGCCCCGACCGACGTGCGCGACGTGGTGACCGCCCTCCTCAAGGACGTGCGCGACCGGGGCGACGAAGCCCTCATCGACTACACGAAGAAATTCGACCGCATCGACCTGCGGAAAACCGGCCTTCAGGTAACGCGCGAGGAAATCGAGGCGGCCATTGCCGCCTGCGAGCCCGAGGTGCTGGCCGCCCTCAAGCTGGCCGCCGAGCGCATCGCCGCCTTCCACGCGATTCAAAAGCCGGAAGACAAGCAGGTGACGGATGCGGCGGGCGTGACCGCCGGGTTCCGCTGGTCCGCCATCGATGCCGTCGGCCTTTATGTGCCGGGGGGCTCGCCAGCTATCCGTCGTCGGTGCTGATGAACGCCGTGCCGGCGAAGGTGGCGGGCGTCCAGCGCCTTGTCATGGTGACGCCAACGCCGGATGGACGCCTCAACCCGTTGGTGCTGGCCGCGGCGGACCTTGCGGGCGTTGATGAAATCTACCGCATCGGCGGCGCGCAGGCGGTAGCCGCGCTCGCCTACGGCACCAAGAGCATCCGCCCGGTCGACAAGATCGTCGGCCCCGGCAACGCCTTCGTGGCGGAGGCCAAGCGCCAGGTGTTCGGCCTCGTCGGCATCGACATGATCGCCGGGCCCTCCGAAATCCTCGTGGTGGCGGACGGCGCCAACAACCCCCTCCACATCGCGGCGGACCTGCTCAGCCAGGCCGAGCATGATGTCACCGCCCAGTCCATCCTCATCACCGATGACGCCGCCTTCGCGGATGCCGTCATCGAAGCGGTGGAGGCCACCATCCCCACGCTCGCCAGCGCCAACGTGGCGCGCCAGAGCTGGAACCGCTTCGGCGCGGTCATCCTCGTCGACAAGCTGGAGGACGCGCCGCCGCTCATCGACCGGCTCGCGCCCGAACACCTGGAACTGGCTGTCGCCAACCCCGCCGCCCTCATGGCGAAGGTGCGCCACGCCGGCTCCGTGTTCATGGGCCGCCTGACGCCCGAGGCCATCGGCGACTACCTCGGCGGCCCCAACCACGTGCTGCCCACCGGGCGGCGCGCCCGCTTCTCCTCGGGGCTTTCGGTCACCGACTTCATGAAGCGCACCACCTTCCTCTCGTGCAGCGAAGACGGCCTCAAGGCCATCGGCCCCTCCGCCGTGAGTCTCGCCACGGCAGAAGGCCTGCCCGCCCACGCACGGTCGGTGTCTGTACGGTTGGGGGAATAGGGTTT from Pedomonas mirosovicensis includes these protein-coding regions:
- a CDS encoding acyltransferase family protein, with amino-acid sequence MASGAVANDRFLTKPVSVYLDLVRFLAALSVLIGHGVQDGLYDGAYILTTLSHEAVMIFFVLSGLVIAETSLRKGRDAQAFIIARAARIYSVVIPAILLSFALYALAGGLGINAPGWAADPNFSWLTALGSLFFLNESWGSEMILPWNSPYWSISYEVFYYVMFGCLAFGRGQWRWLSFLLVALLAGPRVLALAPVWAMGVWIALDPRLRLRSPLLGLALVAATWAVVFWLDASQLDETVQNWLYSVVPGWWRLYMSQKLVTDYLLGFLVMANFIGFHACAPWFAPHMARIEGPVRFLAGSTFSLYLFHRPLTKLLEALGVSAGDDALAFTGLLLGVVAACFLLAEVTEKRRNAARRGIAALFERLSHARGEAVQDIRLKG
- the hisG gene encoding ATP phosphoribosyltransferase; this encodes MTTEGLVMALPKGRILKEVMPLLRAAGIEPEAAFHDDSSRALHFATNIPGLSIIRVRSFDVATFVAFGAAQLGVAGNDVLMEFDYPEIYAPVDLKIGKCRLSVAELADLSREDDPRTWSHIRVATKYPNVTRRYFAAKGVQAECIKLNGAMELAPTLGLCRRIVDLVSTGRTLVENGLMEVETVAEVSSRLIVNRAAFKTRGPELMPWIEKIRALVEEQ
- a CDS encoding ribonuclease E/G, encoding MPGEWLIEALPGERRAVLVEGDTLLELRLIRDETDPVQTGAVFGARLRRKAGPNRAVVDLGAGVGGGVEAYLQPVPPALSEGQLLAVEITRPALPEPGKMKPAHARPALGATASAPGLITPAPEWVPSGAPVRRVERLPAELGVDEALDAAVSGEVSFPGGLLTLERTRAGLVIDVDGTGRALDINVAAAKAVARLLRLYAIGGPVMIDFLGSDAKADRVAVAEAFDAVAKADPTPFERTAINGYGLMQVIRPRPGPSVIDLLCGMRRNQWAAESLALRLMREAVLARGAGVRRIHAPPEVAAELSRWPDLLARAEVAAGARIEVLAEAGLPGYGHVHVQPV
- a CDS encoding Maf family protein translates to MAFILASASPRRLDLLAQLGLRPDHVVPSDIDETAQKGELPRPYAARLAREKAEAVASLHPQSIVLAADTVVAVGRRILPKAETEAEARACLRLLSGRRHHVYTAIAVIDASGQRRERVSDTVVTVKRLADDEIDAYIRSGEWHGKAGGYAIQGRFAAYVRAMSGSYSGVVGLPLYEANALLTASGLNAG
- the infA gene encoding translation initiation factor IF-1, whose translation is MAKEELIEMRGQVVELLPNAMFRVKLENGHEVLGHTAGKMRKNRIRVLVGDEVLMELTPYDLTKGRVTYRFK
- a CDS encoding PEP-CTERM sorting domain-containing protein gives rise to the protein MRKHNTLVATLVLLGFALPAGAAPVELIENGDFETGTFAGWTVNNQEDSGGTWLVETPGIHLPLSDNPTADNPAGGSFYAVSDMNNPGAHVLIQDFTVPFDATGVALTFQMFVNDWSNVGPIVDPAGLDFMVEDNQHARVDILTADADDFDTEDGVIANLYLDVDAGDDPNDYTSYAFDLTPFLTPGETYRLRFGQAETEFFLNVGVDNVSIIADVAAVPEPAALGLLGAGLLGMAVFRRRKAN
- a CDS encoding DNA gyrase inhibitor YacG, producing MGMSMSSPSKCPICGKPAVPQFRPFCSAPCRDRDLLNWLGEAYSVPGQVNDDEAERPLDKPDQDRL